The stretch of DNA TCACTACGAAATAATCGATCAGCGGGGCACACAGGTTACCGAACAGAATAGCCAGCATCATGCCCTCCGGATAAGCCGGGTTGAGTACGCGGATCATCACAACCAGCATACCAATCAGAATACCAAACACCCATTTACCGGTATTGGTCATGGAGGCTGATACAGGGTCGGTGGCCATGAACACCATACCAAAGGCAAAACCACCCAGCACCAGATGCCAGTACCAGGGGGTAGCAAACGCCGGATTGGTGTCAGAGCCGACCATGTTGAGGAAAGTAGAGAAAATCACCATACCAACGAACACACCCAGCATGATGCGCCAGGAAGCAATGCGGGTGATGAGCAGAATTGCTGCGCCGATCAGAATCGCCAGCGTCGAGACCTCACCGATTGAACCCTGCATTCGACCAAAGAAGGCATCCAGCCAGGTCAGTTGCTCGCCGGTCGCGGCCATCACAGCGGGCAGACCGTCTGTGGCTATCTGGCTAAGCGCCGTTGCGCCAGAAAATCCGTCCACCGCCGTCCAGACAGAATCACCGGAAATTTGCGGAGCATAGGCGAAAAACAGAAAGGCCCTTCCCGTAAGCGCGGGGTTAAGGAAGTTTTTGCCAGTACCACCGAAGACTTCCTTGCCGACTATCACACCAAAGGAAATACCCAAAGCGGCCTGCCATAAGGGCAGCGAAGGCGGCACAATCAGAGCGAAAAGAATTGAGGTAACGAAGAAGCCTTCGTTGATCTCGTGGCCGCGTTTAATAGCGAACAGAACTTCCCAGAAGCCGCCAACAATAAATACCGTGGCGTAAATGGGCAGATAATACATGGCACCATGCCAGAAGTTATCCCAGATACTCTCCGGATTGTGTCCGGCCAGCAGACTGATCAGCGCACCGCGCCAGCCTTCCACTGACTCTATGCCCATGTTCATCATGGCCATATTGGCCTGATAACCGACGTTGTACATGCCGTAGAACATGGCGGGAAAAGCCGCAAACCAGACGGTGATCATGATGCGTTTGAGGTCGATACCGTCACGCACATGAGATCCGGCAACGGTGACTTTGCTCGGAGAGTAAAAAATGGTATCCACGGCTTCATATAGTGGATACATCTTTTCGTATTTGCCGCCTTTTTCAAACTGCGGCGCCATATCATCAAGTATTTTACGCAGACCCATGTTTCAGCTTTCCATCAAGTCTCTTTTTCGATACGCGTGAGGTTGCTACGCAGAATCGGACCATATTCGTATTTACCCGGACACACGTAGGTGCAAAGTGCCAGGTCCTCTTCGTCCAGTTCCAGACAGCCCAGATTCATGGCTGTTTCGATATCGCCAACAATCAGCGAGCGCAGCAGTTGTGTCGGCAGAATATCCAGCGGCATGATGGTCTCGTAACTGCCCACCGGCACCATGGCACGCTCACTGCCATTGGTCGTGGTTGTCATGTCCAGCTTTTTGCCTTTGAACAGACTGGTCAGATAGATACCCAGATTGGAGTGGCGGTTGCTGCCCGGCGACAGGTATCCAAACAGCGGACGCTCACGGCCTTCTTTCAGCACGGAGATCTGCTGGTGATAGCGACCCAGGAAATTTTCAGGATCTGCCACTTTGCGACCAGCCAGCACAGTGCCGGAAACAATCCGGTTTTCACCGTCCTTCAGTTCATTAGCCAACAATTCTGTTAGATTGGCGCCAACCCGGGTGCGCAGCAGGCGCGGACGCTTGACCTGAGGACCCGCCAGCGCAACCACGCGCTCATTCCAGATCTGCCCGGTGCTGAACAGCTTGCCAATGGCAATCACGTCCTGAAAATTAACGCTCCAGACCCACTTGTTGAGACTGACCGGGTCCAGAAAATGAATATGGGTACCTGTCAGGCCGGCTGGGTGCGGGCCATCAAAGTCTTCAACCTGCACACTGGATGGCAGACCCTGACCTTCCAGCCCGGCAAAGCTTCCGGCACGGCGGCATACAAACACTTTGCCTTCGGTCAGACGCGCCAGCACACTGATACCACGCAGCAGATCCTGCGCATGATCCCTTGCAACCACTTCTGGATCCATGGCCAGCGGATTGCTGTCCATCAGATTGATAAAAATCGAGGATGGTGTTGTCTGGGGATCCGGTACTCTACTGAATGGCCGGGTGCGCAGTGTGGTCCACAATCCGGAATCAACCAGATTCTCCACCACCTTATCGCGCTCCAGGCCAGCGATCTGCTCATCATTGTAGCTGGCAAAGGTTTCCTGATCTGACTGATCTTCATCCAGATCAATCACCAGTGACAGGAACACCCGCTTTTCACCCCGGTTAATGGCACGAACAGTACCGGTCCCCGGCGCGGTGTATTTAACACCTTCGGTTTTCTTGTCAGTAAACACCAATTGGCCCAGACGGACCCGGTCTCCTTCTCGAACTTCCATGGTGGGCTTCATGCCAACGTAGTCGTTCCCCAGTATCGCTACCGAGCGCACCGCAGCAGCATCTTCAATTGCCTGCTCAGGAGCACCATTTATAGGTAGGTCCAAACCGCGCTTAATTCTGATCATTCATCAGGCCTAGTCTTTAATTTTCAGGATTAACGTTTGTTTGTTACGTATTTCACGCCAGTCTGATACAGCGTACGCATACAGCACCACTGCGGCCTCGCGCCGCTCTGAGAGAGATATGTCACCCATCAAGAATGACAGACATTTTTTATGTGGCAGCCAGGTATCGGCGGGCGCCGTCAAAACGGGCATAATTATAGAGATAAGTGGCTTGATTTGCCACTGATTTGTTAACTTTCTGAGCCAATTCAGTGTCAGTTGATACACTGGGGACGGAGGCGGTGACGCGGGGGACGGAGGCGGTCTACGTCCCCACGCTTGGGGACGTAGACCGCCTCCGTCCCCCGCGTCACCGCCTCCGTCCCCCGCGTCACCGCCTCCGTCCCCAGCACATCAACCCTCTACCGGATAGACCCGGTAGTTAACGCCGGCCATGCGGTAGACCATGCGCACGACCTGGTTGCAGTAACCGAACTCGTTGTCGTACCACAGGTAGAGGACGCAGCGGTTGCCATCGACGATGGTGGCTGTAGAGTCGACGATCGCCGCTTCGCGGGTACCAACGAAGTCGCTGGAGACAGCATCGGGATCCTGGGTGTAGCTGATCTGGTTCTGCAGCGGTGAGTGCAGGGCCAGCAGACGCAGGAACTCGTTGATCTCTTCCTTGGTGGTGGATTTCTCCAGATTGAGCATCAGGATAGCCATGGACACGTTGGGGATTGGCACCCGCACGGCGTTGCCGGTCAGTTTGCCGGCCAGTTCAGGTACGGCCTTGACCACCGCTTTGGCGGCGCCGGTTTCGGTCAGTACCATGTTCAGCGCTGCGCTGCGGCCACGACGATTGCCGGTGTGGTAATTGTCAATCAGGTTCTGGTCGTTGGTGTAGGCGTGCACCGTTTCAACGTGTCCGCTGGCCACACCGTACTCGTCGTTCAGTACCTTCAACACAGGTGCGATGGCATTGGTCGTGCAAGATGCTGCCGTGATGATCTTGTCATCGGGGCTGATCTGATTGTCATTGATGCCATAAACGATATTCTTCAGGTTGCCCTTGCCTGGTGCCGTCAGCATTACTTTGCTGGCCCCTTTGGACTTCAGGTGCAGAGACAGACCGGCCTCATCGCGCCATTTACCGGTGTTATCAATCACCAACGCGTCTTCGATGCCGTACTGGGTGTAATCGATTTCATCCGGGTTGTTCGCGTAGATAACGTGAACCACATTACCGTTACAGATCAGACAGTTATTTTCTTCATCGATACGCACCGTTCCCTGGAACGTGCCGTGCACGGAATCAGAGGTAAACAGACTGGCACGCTTGATCAAATCACCTTCTTTACCGGGACGCACAACAACAGCACGCAAGCGCATGACCTCACCGGTGCTGGTGCGCTCGATCAGCAGCCTGGCAATCAGACGGCCGATGCGGCCGAAACCGTACAACACAATATCCTGAGACTTTTTGCTGGGCGGGGTTTTGTCACCCACCAGGTGCGCCAGTTCCTTTGCCACAAAATCTTCCACCGCAGGAGCGCTACCGTCTTTCTGAAGCTCCATGTATTTGACAGTCAACTTGCCCAGATCAATCTGACAGTGCCACAGATCCAGTTTGGCCAGCGCCATCAGCACGGGGTGCGACTCAAACTCCGACATCTCGTTACGTCCCACCTGGCGCACAAAACGATGTGACTTCATGATATTGGTCACAGATCGGTTATGCAGGGGACGGCCATAAATAAACACGCCGACATTGCGCTCGCTGTACAGACGTCCTACCACAGGAATCATTTCCTGGGCCAGGGCTTCTCTTGCTTTCCAATCGCTGAAATAATCATCCGGGCTGGGTCGAGTCACGTCAGTTACCTGTTTGTCATAGAGATGAATTAAAGGGGCGCATATTATCTTGCGATTAGCCCGCCGGTGCAACTTTATCGGGACTGTGCCAAAATACGTGCCCTTTTTATGGCTCACGGACTGACCGCATTCTGCTATGGCAACTTTTGACCTGCTTTCCCCTCCTCTCCCCGACATAGCCCACAACACTCAGTGGCGAGATCTGGCTGACAGCGAACTGGCCCTGGCACTGGTGCATGCCGCCCGCAGTGTGGCACGGCGGTCACAGGCACCGGTCATGGTCATCAGCAACAGCAGCGAGGATGCCGAGCAACTGCGCCGCGAGCTTGTATTCTTTGCCGGCGATGATGAGAGCCTGTCCATCTATACATTCCCCGACTGGGAAACACTGCCTTACGATTCCTTCTCGCCCCATCAGGATATTGTCTCAGAGCGCCTTAGCGCCCTTTATCATCTGCCGGACCTGAAAAGCGGCATCGTCATAGTACCGATCAACAGCCTGATGCACCGTCTGCCGCCGCGCGAGTATGTGCTGGGCAACAGTCTGATGGTGAAAACAGGTGAACGACTGGATACCGATGCGCTGCGCAGTCGCCTGATAGAGGCCGGCTACCAGCATGTAGATTCTGTTTACGAGCATGGAGAATTTGCCGTACGCGGCGCCATCGTCGACATCTTCCCAATGGGGAGTCGGCAGCCCTTTCGCATCGACCTGTTTGATGACGAAATAGAATCGCTGCGCACCTTCGATCCGGAGACACAGCTGTCCCTGGAAAAAGTTTCCGAAATACGTGTACTGCCCGGCCGTGAATATCCCTTGAACGAAACCGGGCGCAGCCAGTTCCGGCGCCGGTTCCGGGAGCGTTTCGATGTGGATACCCGTGAATGCAGCCTGTATCAGGACATCAGCGAAGGTATCGCCTCAACAGGTGCGGAATATTATCTGCCGCTGTTTTATGAGCAGTTAAGTCATTTATTCGAATATTTGCCAGAGCGAACGCTGGTGGTGCGCTCACGGCAACTGGAACAGCCGGCGCAGCGATTCTGGCAGGACATTGAAGCGCGGCACGAAGACCGACGCTATGACCGGATGCGCCCCGTTCTACCACCATCAGAAATTTTCATGATGCCGGAAGAAGTCTTCCGACAGATCAAGCCATTTGCCACCGTCACCCTTGAAGGCGTTGCCGCCAGCCGCTTCCCGGAATTAACCAGTGACAGCCAGCCGGGCCAGCAAATGCAGGCGCTGCGACATTTTATTGACAAGCACCCCGACTACCGACTGCTGATTTGTGCGGAAACTGCAGGTCGGCGCGAGGTGTTGAGCGAGCTGTTGCGCGCTGTTCCTTTGAGCACGCAATCGGTGGATTCCTGGCAAGAGTTCAGTGACGGTTCGCTGTCCCCTGCCATTACGATTGCCTCTCTGGACAAAGGTCTGCTGCTGCCTGATCAGAAACTGGCAATGATCACCGAGTCTCAGCTCCTGGGGCGCAAAATCGCACAGCGGCGCCGACGTCGCAAGACTCAGGACAATACCGATTTTATCATCAAGAGTCTGACAGAATTGCACCCGGGCGCCGCCGTTGTTCATCTGGATCACGGCGTCGGGCGCTATGTGGGCTTGCAGAACCTGACCATCGAAAACCAGCAGGCGGAGTTCCTGACCCTGGAATATGCCAAAGGTGCCACCTTATATGTGCCGGTTGCCAACCTGCATCTGATCAGTCGCTACGGAGGCACCGATCCCGAACTGGCGCCACTGGACACACTGGGCAACGACACCTGGCAGAAAAACAAACGCAAAGCGGCGGAAAAAATTCGCGATGCGGCAGCCGAACTGCTGGACATCTACGCCAAACGCGAAGCCAAAAAAGGCTTTCCCTACCGCGTCGATGACATCGATATGGAGCGCTTCGCCGACGGTTTTCCGTTTGAAGAAACACCTGACCAGCTCGACGCCATCAATGGCGTGATTGCCGACATGCAATCAGCTCGCGCCATGGACCGGCTGGTATGCGGCGATGTCGGTTTCGGAAAAACCGAGGTAGCCATGCGCGCCGCTTTTATCGCTGTACAGAACCACAAACAGGTTGTGATGCTGGTGCCAACAACACTGCTGGCACAGCAACACTATGACAGTTTCCAGGATCGTTTTGCCGACTGGCCGGTCACCGTGGAGCTGATCTCCCGCTTTCGCACCGGGCAGCAGCAGACCGACACGCTGAAACGCATCGAGGATGGCCAGGCCGATATCATAATCGGCACACATAAACTGCTGCAAAGTTCGATCAAGTACAAAGACCTGGGCCTGCTGATCATCGATGAAGAGCACCGCTTTGGGGTACAGCAAAAAGAACGCATCAAAGCGTTGCGTGCGGAGGTTGATATTCTGACCATGACCGCCACGCCCATTCCGCGCACACTGAATCTGGCCATGTCCGGTGTGCGTGACCTGTCACTGATTGTCACGCCACCAGCCAAACGCCTGTCGGTAAAAACTTTTGTGCGCGAGCAGCAGGACAGCCTGACCAAAGAGGCGATTCTGCGGGAACTGCTGCGCGGCGGCCAGGTGTTTTACCTTCATAACGAAGTCAAAAC from Pseudohongiella spirulinae encodes:
- a CDS encoding glyceraldehyde-3-phosphate dehydrogenase — its product is MTRPSPDDYFSDWKAREALAQEMIPVVGRLYSERNVGVFIYGRPLHNRSVTNIMKSHRFVRQVGRNEMSEFESHPVLMALAKLDLWHCQIDLGKLTVKYMELQKDGSAPAVEDFVAKELAHLVGDKTPPSKKSQDIVLYGFGRIGRLIARLLIERTSTGEVMRLRAVVVRPGKEGDLIKRASLFTSDSVHGTFQGTVRIDEENNCLICNGNVVHVIYANNPDEIDYTQYGIEDALVIDNTGKWRDEAGLSLHLKSKGASKVMLTAPGKGNLKNIVYGINDNQISPDDKIITAASCTTNAIAPVLKVLNDEYGVASGHVETVHAYTNDQNLIDNYHTGNRRGRSAALNMVLTETGAAKAVVKAVPELAGKLTGNAVRVPIPNVSMAILMLNLEKSTTKEEINEFLRLLALHSPLQNQISYTQDPDAVSSDFVGTREAAIVDSTATIVDGNRCVLYLWYDNEFGYCNQVVRMVYRMAGVNYRVYPVEG
- a CDS encoding NADH:ubiquinone reductase (Na(+)-transporting) subunit B; this translates as MGLRKILDDMAPQFEKGGKYEKMYPLYEAVDTIFYSPSKVTVAGSHVRDGIDLKRIMITVWFAAFPAMFYGMYNVGYQANMAMMNMGIESVEGWRGALISLLAGHNPESIWDNFWHGAMYYLPIYATVFIVGGFWEVLFAIKRGHEINEGFFVTSILFALIVPPSLPLWQAALGISFGVIVGKEVFGGTGKNFLNPALTGRAFLFFAYAPQISGDSVWTAVDGFSGATALSQIATDGLPAVMAATGEQLTWLDAFFGRMQGSIGEVSTLAILIGAAILLITRIASWRIMLGVFVGMVIFSTFLNMVGSDTNPAFATPWYWHLVLGGFAFGMVFMATDPVSASMTNTGKWVFGILIGMLVVMIRVLNPAYPEGMMLAILFGNLCAPLIDYFVVKANIKRRIARNVV
- a CDS encoding Na(+)-translocating NADH-quinone reductase subunit A, with the translated sequence MIRIKRGLDLPINGAPEQAIEDAAAVRSVAILGNDYVGMKPTMEVREGDRVRLGQLVFTDKKTEGVKYTAPGTGTVRAINRGEKRVFLSLVIDLDEDQSDQETFASYNDEQIAGLERDKVVENLVDSGLWTTLRTRPFSRVPDPQTTPSSIFINLMDSNPLAMDPEVVARDHAQDLLRGISVLARLTEGKVFVCRRAGSFAGLEGQGLPSSVQVEDFDGPHPAGLTGTHIHFLDPVSLNKWVWSVNFQDVIAIGKLFSTGQIWNERVVALAGPQVKRPRLLRTRVGANLTELLANELKDGENRIVSGTVLAGRKVADPENFLGRYHQQISVLKEGRERPLFGYLSPGSNRHSNLGIYLTSLFKGKKLDMTTTTNGSERAMVPVGSYETIMPLDILPTQLLRSLIVGDIETAMNLGCLELDEEDLALCTYVCPGKYEYGPILRSNLTRIEKET
- the mfd gene encoding transcription-repair coupling factor — its product is MATFDLLSPPLPDIAHNTQWRDLADSELALALVHAARSVARRSQAPVMVISNSSEDAEQLRRELVFFAGDDESLSIYTFPDWETLPYDSFSPHQDIVSERLSALYHLPDLKSGIVIVPINSLMHRLPPREYVLGNSLMVKTGERLDTDALRSRLIEAGYQHVDSVYEHGEFAVRGAIVDIFPMGSRQPFRIDLFDDEIESLRTFDPETQLSLEKVSEIRVLPGREYPLNETGRSQFRRRFRERFDVDTRECSLYQDISEGIASTGAEYYLPLFYEQLSHLFEYLPERTLVVRSRQLEQPAQRFWQDIEARHEDRRYDRMRPVLPPSEIFMMPEEVFRQIKPFATVTLEGVAASRFPELTSDSQPGQQMQALRHFIDKHPDYRLLICAETAGRREVLSELLRAVPLSTQSVDSWQEFSDGSLSPAITIASLDKGLLLPDQKLAMITESQLLGRKIAQRRRRRKTQDNTDFIIKSLTELHPGAAVVHLDHGVGRYVGLQNLTIENQQAEFLTLEYAKGATLYVPVANLHLISRYGGTDPELAPLDTLGNDTWQKNKRKAAEKIRDAAAELLDIYAKREAKKGFPYRVDDIDMERFADGFPFEETPDQLDAINGVIADMQSARAMDRLVCGDVGFGKTEVAMRAAFIAVQNHKQVVMLVPTTLLAQQHYDSFQDRFADWPVTVELISRFRTGQQQTDTLKRIEDGQADIIIGTHKLLQSSIKYKDLGLLIIDEEHRFGVQQKERIKALRAEVDILTMTATPIPRTLNLAMSGVRDLSLIVTPPAKRLSVKTFVREQQDSLTKEAILRELLRGGQVFYLHNEVKTIERTAEHLRELVPEARVCVAHGQLPERELETIMADFYHKKYNILVCSTIIETGIDIPNANTIIIDRADKLGLAQLHQLRGRVGRSHHQAYAYLLTPPPKSLSTDAQKRLEAIMAASTLGAGFTLASHDLEIRGAGEILGEEQTGHMQKIGFTLYTEMLDEAVKAMREGRSPNVDLVLQSGSEINLRVPALIPEDYLPDIHTRLIMYKRIAGARDEEELQDLHVEMTDRFGLLPEQVKILLSVTRLKLRAEEYGISKIDASAQTGRIVFRQHTKVDPLSIVQLVQKQSRLYKLSGPAQLGFTHGQEKPAARIEFINKTLDQFRLSS